A single window of Deinococcus budaensis DNA harbors:
- a CDS encoding phage holin family protein: MQEERKSMGGALVEVFDAAVTLAKTEIRAVAQQVGRVAKVKGIGAVMLLGATGPLIMGLVFLILAVFYGLMRLGLGAWAAALLIALVSFALTAALVLLGLKRLGAEVPRDDAAGGGRRGGPMTEDERLEAEYQEEQRRKLSDVTYAAAPGTAPTSRPAASQGGAVTGSAVVVTPVTGGAVAGGVGAGTTGTGARGTVPAAPTGNSAPSTRVSPDTAANIDSAGPAYSGTRASAASVGMGADVERGTVRPGQSTSGFTAGGVGVNASDQGSGIKTTLTRQEGVSQGTELRGTDAGEVRLPVYEATESGEPQVYGSGLNKKLDGSETHDAGAGGHGGHTPKHDPNIQHPVVLKDAPGIEVSTTPTFREDMKKEGQS, translated from the coding sequence ATGCAAGAAGAACGCAAGAGCATGGGAGGCGCACTCGTCGAGGTGTTCGACGCGGCTGTGACGCTCGCCAAAACCGAAATCCGCGCGGTGGCGCAGCAGGTGGGCCGGGTCGCCAAGGTCAAGGGCATCGGCGCGGTGATGCTGCTGGGCGCGACCGGCCCGCTGATCATGGGGCTGGTCTTCTTGATTCTGGCCGTCTTCTACGGCCTGATGCGCCTGGGCCTGGGGGCCTGGGCCGCCGCCCTCTTGATCGCGCTGGTGAGCTTTGCCCTGACGGCCGCCCTGGTCCTGCTGGGCCTTAAGCGCCTCGGCGCCGAGGTGCCCCGCGACGACGCGGCCGGCGGCGGACGCCGGGGCGGCCCCATGACCGAAGACGAGCGGCTGGAGGCCGAGTACCAGGAAGAGCAGCGCCGCAAGCTGAGCGACGTGACCTACGCGGCGGCGCCCGGCACCGCCCCGACCTCCCGCCCGGCGGCGTCCCAGGGCGGCGCGGTGACCGGCAGCGCGGTCGTGGTGACCCCGGTGACGGGCGGCGCGGTGGCAGGCGGCGTGGGGGCGGGGACGACGGGGACGGGCGCACGCGGGACCGTTCCGGCGGCGCCCACCGGCAATTCGGCGCCCTCCACGCGGGTGTCGCCCGACACGGCAGCCAACATCGACAGCGCGGGTCCGGCCTACAGCGGCACGCGGGCGAGCGCGGCCTCGGTGGGCATGGGCGCCGACGTGGAACGCGGCACCGTGCGGCCCGGCCAGAGCACCTCGGGCTTTACCGCCGGGGGCGTGGGCGTGAACGCCAGCGACCAGGGGTCGGGCATCAAGACCACCCTGACTCGTCAGGAGGGCGTCTCCCAGGGCACCGAGCTGCGCGGCACCGACGCGGGAGAGGTGCGGCTCCCCGTCTACGAGGCGACCGAGAGCGGCGAACCGCAGGTGTACGGCAGCGGCCTGAACAAGAAGCTCGACGGCAGCGAGACCCACGACGCGGGCGCGGGCGGCCACGGCGGGCACACCCCGAAGCACGACCCCAACATCCAGCACCCGGTCGTCCTCAAGGACGCGCCCGGCATCGAAGTCAGCACCACCCCCACCTTCCGCGAGGACATGAAAAAGGAGGGCCAGTCGTGA